ACGGCGCATCAGGAGGAGTAGGAACGCCATCTCGCTGAGAAGCACGATGCCGTTGATGTTGGTGAACACCAGAGTGTTGGTGACGGTCTCCGACGAGAATGCAGCAAGCACGAGAATTGGCGCGGCGATGGAGCTGATTGTCAGGTCGAACAGACGCAGCAGCAGATAGAGCGCGACCAGGATTGCAATCGCGTTGGCGCCGATGAACAGCCAGCGCGAGCGCTCGGGATCGAGGATGGCCAGCGGTGCCATCAGCAAGGATCCCGATGGGGGATACAGGTAGTGCGGATCTACGGAGTTGAAGTCCGCGGTGTAGACCTCGCGGCCGTTCCAGAATGCCAGCGCGGCGTTGTAGACCGGCCGGAAATCATCGGTGATCGACCCGTTGACGGCTTTGACGACAACGCGATTGATCACGGTCATCACGGCGATCGGCCACAAAACGTAGTTGACGACTTGTTGGGTTGTCCGCCCGGTGCGAGGCTCGATTTGTCTAAGGAACACTTCGGAACGGTACACCGAGACACGAACAGATCTGGGGATGCACCCTGGATTGGCGGGTGAGCACCGTCATATTCGGCTAGGCAGGGCACACATTGCCGTTGGCGGGCAGGCTCTGATTCTCCAGGTAGGACACCGCGGCCTGTTGGACGCAGGCGGATTGCATCGCGGGGTGTCCGGAACCTTGCCAATCAAGGCTGGCAAATCGGGCGCCGGCGTTGGTGACAACTCCGGTGACGGTGGCCAGTCCGCTGTTGCCGACGGCGGGGTCGGCTTGGCCGCTGAGCACGAGAACAGTCGGTTTCAACGCGGTGGGCAATGGCGTCGGAGTGGTAGTCGGCCAACTCGCGCACGCCGACAATCCGAGTGCGGCTTCGTTCCCGAACACGGGGTAGGACTTACCCCATGATTGTTGGAGTTCGCGGATGCGGCCCACTCCCGGCCACTGAACGCCGTCGGTGCAGCGTCCGACGAACTGACCGTCACTGGCGAGGGCCTTCTCCGCGGCTGCGGCACGCTCGCGCATGGGTACGGGGTTCCCGGTTCCGAGCGCGCTGAGTGCGTCGGCAAGGGACGTTGTGTCCAATTGGCGATTCTGGCTCGCGATGGCGAGACTTGCCGAGATCGCGCGGGCGATCGATGCCGCGGACAGGGGGCGGAACTCACCGGCTCGCGCCCGTTCCATCAGTGCAACGACGGCGGCGTGGGGGTCGGGGCCGAGCGAGCAGGACAGCGCTGCGCAGCGAGTGGCAAACGCCGTCAACGCGGCTTCCTGGCCTTGGACTCGGCTTTCTTCCTCGGTGGTGGCATCGGTTGCGATCGGTGCCGGCGAGTCGAGGATCAACCGGGCCAGATTGTCGGGATATGTTGCGGCGTAACTCAATCCGATGTCAGAGCCGGAGCCGGCAGCCCACAGTGCGATGGTGTCGACATCCCATCGCGTGCGGAGCGCGTTGATGTCGTCGGCTGCGGCGTCGGCTCCGAATTCGAGTTCTTGTGGATCGAGGTAGTCCGTGCAGGAGATAGTTGCGTCGTGCCCGAGTGCAGCGACGGCGTCGGCCGCGTCTCCGCTGGAACTCGGCTCGAACTGGCCGAGATCAGCGAGTCCACGCCGAGTATCGGGCTCCATGCATTCGATGGGTGTGGAGCGGTCGATACCGCGGCGGTCGAGAGCCACAACGGGGTGCGCTGCGAGGACGGCGGTCAGTCCGGTTGCGGACAGCATGGCCAGGGTGCTTCCCGACGAGCGATCGGTCCCGGAGGTGAAGACGATCGGGTACGCGTTCGCGGGAGTCGACGACGTTCGGGCCCGGGTCGCCGCGGCGGTAAATGTTCCGTCGATGCGGCCGCTGGTGTCGATGGGTGCGCTGAATTCGGCGCATTCGATGATGACTCCCGTGCTGGTCGCAGACAACGCAGCGTCGGCAAGAGATGTTCCGCTGCAGTCGCGCCACGGGAGGTCACTGGTCGGGACGGCCGGAGCGGGAACCGGGGGAGTTGTCGTCGCTGATGTGTCGGAACTCCCGGGGGTACCGCCGCTATGACCTTCGACGGCGACATCCGGGCGGATGGAGGGCCCTGCGCCACAGGCACAACACGTCGCCAGGACAAGTGCAATCAAAGCCGCTCTGCGCATGCCGACCAGAGTGCCAGGTTCAGTGCCGGGGACGTTGACGAACCCACCGCGACAGCACCGTGCCGTCGGAGTCCGTGAGGATATGTGCGGGCGTCATCGGGGTGGGAAGGGACTGCGCGGAGAGGGAAATCCGTCCCGCATTGCCGCCGACCAGTTGCGGAGATGTTGTGACGCACAGTTCGTCGACGGCGTTGTCCGTGATCAGTTGGCCGAACAGCGATGGTCCGCCCTCACACAGGATCCGGCACAACTTCAGCTCGGCAACCGTGTTCTCGATGTCCACGCTGCGCACCGCCGCACCGACGCTGCGGTGAACGTCGGCACCGGCAGCGCTCAACTTCGAGACGGCAGAGGCGTCGGCGTCGGCGCCCACCAGCAGAATCGGTGGGACTTCGGCGTCCCGAAACAATCGGCTTTCAGGGTCGATCGACGCGCGCGACGAGACAACCAAGATCGGGGGCACCGGCGCAAGCCCCGACGCGACCCGGCGCGCCCGAGCGTCGTCGGTCATCACCGCGCCGCGGTAGTTCTCGGCCCGAGCTGTTCCGGCTCCGACAACAACCACGTCGCACAGCTCGCGCAGCGTGTCGAACACGGTCTTGTCCGCCGGAGTGCCCAGGCCGCCGCTGAGCCCGCTGACGGAGACGGCACCGTCGATGCTGGACACGAAGTTCACCCGTATCCAGGGATGCTGCAAGTTTTCCGGATATGAATAGAGTTCTCGGAGCCGCTGCGGCTGATCCGGTGTGAAGTAGGTCGCAAAATCCAGATGGTGCATATGAGAGATCACACCACGTAGATACCCTTGATGGATGCCTCAACGTCTTGTCGATCGCAGTCCGGTGGTACCCGCCGATCAATTGGTCGCTCAAATGGTTCCACCCGCAATGTTCGACGACGTGAGCTTTGCGTCCTACATCCCGGATCCCAACGAGCCGAGTCAGGCAGCTGCTGTTGCAAAGACCGAGGAATTCTCGAAGCGCGTAGCCAAGATCCGGGCCGGCGGTCGTCGTGGATTGTTCGGCAAGAAGACTCAGGCAACCGGCGCTGGTCTGTACCTCGACGGCGGTTTCGGTGTCGGTAAGACCCACCTGCTGGCGTCGATCTTCCACAGCGTTCCCTCGCCCAAGGCATTCGGCACGTTCGTCGAATTGACGCACGTCGTCGGCGCACTCGGCTTCAACAAGGCCGTCGAGGCATTTTCGGAGCACAGCGTTCTGTGCATCGACGAATTCGAGCTCGATGATCCGGGCGACACCATGCTTGTTTCTCGCCTGTTGTCCGAGCTGTCGACGCGCGGTGTGTCCATCGTCGCGACGTCCAACACACTTCCGGGCCAGCTCGGTGAGGGCCGCTTTGCGGCGCAGGACTTCATGCGTGAGATCAAGAAGCTCGGTTCGATCTTCGAGACCATTCGCGTCGACGGTCCCGACTACCGCCACCGCGATCTGCCGCCGGCCCCCGAGCCGATTTCTTCGGAAGAGTTGATCGCTCGCGCCGAGTCCGTCGACGGCGCAACGCTCGACAACTTCGACGAGCTGTGCAAGCACCTCAGCACGCTGCACCCGTCGCGATACAACAAGCTGGTCGAGGGTGTTCGTGCTGTTTACATCGACGGCGTGCACCCCGCGACAGACCAGTCCGTTGCGCTTCGGTTCGTGGTTCTCGCCGACCGTCTGTACGACGCGAGCATTCCGGTGACGGTGTCCGGCGCTCGTCTGGACGAAATCTTCACCCCCGAGATGCTGGCCGGCGGTTACAAGAAGAAGTACCTCCGTGCCATGTCGCGTCTGCTTGCGTTGTCTCGCTTCGAGGTTGCCGCGAGCTAGTCGGCGCGATCAGCCGACCGGTCGCTCCATCACAAAATCGTGATGGAGCTGGGTGCCCACGACAAAGGTCTTGGTCCCGACCTGTGCGAATCCGTGCTTTGCATAGAACTTCTGAGCTCGCGCGTTTTCCTGGTTCACACCAAGCCAGATTCCCGTGCTGCCACTTTCGCGGGCGTGAGCGACCACTGCAGTCATCAATGATGCTGCGGCGCCGCTGCCGTGGTTTCCGGGTAGCACGTACAGCTTGCTCAACTCTGTCGTCGGGCGGAGTGTGAGTGCCGCCCGCACATCGGGATCGGACGGTTCGGCGTCGATGAGCATCGCGTAACCGACTATGGCGTCGCCGGAGATCACTTTGAGAACCGTGCGCGTCGGGTCGGTCAGGTATTCGGAGAACTTGTCGACCGAGAGCACGTTGTCGATGAAGGCGTTGATGTCGTCGGCGGAAGCGTCGGGCGGGCAGGCGAGTGGAAACGTCACCGCTGCCACGTCGGCGATTGCCTCGGAATCCCAGATTCCGGCCCGATCAACGGTGATACTCACGTAACTTCGTCCTTCCCTGCACGTGCAATGGTCGCTCAAGTACACCACTTGCCGTGCTCGCGGCGGCTATCCGGTTTTCTCGGCTGCCACGCTTTCGACGCTTTTCGGGGCGAACGCCGGTGCGAGCGCAATCAGAATCACGCAGAACGCCAGCGGTATGAGGAACCCGATCCGCAGGTCGCTGAATGCAGCGACAGCTCCGACTATTCCGCCGCCGACCACAGTGCCGACGTAGTTGAAGAGGTTGATGCGAGCGATGACGGAATCGATCTGATCGGGCGGAGCCATACGTCCGGCGGCGCTGAAGCAGATCGGAGCGATCACCGGTAGACCCAGGCCGACGATGAGGAATCCGGCGATGGCAATCGAGGGAGACTGCGCCGTCACGACAACGGTCATACCGATCACGCCGATCAGTGATCCGGCGCGGACGACCATGGTCTCACCGAACTTGCCGACCCAGTAGTCGCCGGTCAACCGCGCGACCAATGCCGCGATCTGGTACGCGGCCATCGACAGCGCAGCGGTGCTCGCATCAGCCAGAAGTACGTCTTCGAGGTACAGCGTCGACCAGTTGCCGATGCTGAAATCGACCGCATAGAACAGTGCCATCGCGATTCCGAGCAGGACAAACGCTCGCATCGGGACGGTGAGCGTGACGGCACCACCGACGTTGGAGTCGACGGCGGTCGTTGCGCTGCGATCGAGCAGCGACGGACCGAACGCGAGAAGCAGAAGGGCCACAATCACTCCCGCACACACCTGGGTCACCCGCACCGAGATGTCGAGGCCCGCGGTTGCGGAGATGAAGAGCGCGCCGGCAATTGCCCCGACGCTCCAGGCCGCGTGGAACGAGCTGAGAATGAAACGTCCCTTGGCGTGTTGGATCGAGACTGCCTGCATATTCGCTGCCGCATCCACGATGCCGAGGCCGACCCCGTAGAGCGCGAGACAGACAAAAAAGAGCGCTGAGTTGGGAGCCAGGCCGGTGGCACCTCCGAAGATCGCGATGACTGCCAGTCCGGTGCGCAGGGTGGTTTTGCTCGAGGTGCGGACTGCGAGCCGTTCGGCGAGAACGCTGCCCAATCCGGCGATCACCGATATCGACACAACCGCGACCACCAGTAGTGACTCACTGAGCGCAAACATGTCTCGATACGACGGCAGTTGCGTCAGGATCGACGCGAGAAGGAAACCTTGGAGTCCGAAGGCCACGGAGGTGGCGATCCGTGCCCTGCTCAGGGTGCGGGTGTGATCCGTCATCGAATGTGGCCTTTGTCTTGGTTTGGCTGCTTTGCCGAACGGTACTGGATCTCGGTTCTGGTCGAGTGTCCAACAAACTCGCGTGTCGCGCAGCATTCTTTGGTTAACTGACCATCATGAGTGGACATCCAACAGCAGCCTTCCCGCCCGAGTTTGTGTGGGGGACCGCGACGGCGGCGTACCAAATCGAGGGCGCAGTCACCGAAGGCGGTCGTGGACCGTCGATTTGGGACGACTTCTGTGCCCAGCCCGGTGCCATTGTCCGTGGTGAAACCGGCGCGGTCGCCGCCGATCACTACCACCGCTGGGAATCCGACGTCGACTTGATGTCGCAACTCGGGCTCGACACGTATCGCCTGTCGCTGTCGTGGTCGCGGATCCTTCCCACCGGATCGGGCGCGGTCAACCAGGAGGGTCTCGATTTCTACGACCGCCTGATAGACCGCCTGTGTGCCGCCGCAATCACACCCGCTGTCACGCTCTTTCACTGGGATCTGCCGTCGGCTCTGCAAGAGCAGGGCGGATGGATGAACCGTGACACAGCATTTCGGCTGGGGGAGTTTGCCCAGATCGTGGGCGACCGGTTCGCAGATCGCGTCGGCATGTGGATGCCACTCAACGAGCCTGTTGTTCACACCCTGTACGGCCACGCGCTGGGGGTACATGCGCCGGGGCTCTCTCTGGGATTCGCAGCCTTCCAAGCCGCGCATCACCAACTACTCGGACACGGTGTGGCTGTTGACGCGTTGCGGTCGGCGGGATGTTCGGGCATCGGTATCGCGTCGAACCACGCGCCGGTGCGGGCCGCATCGGATTCGCCGGAAGACGTGATGGCCGCAGACATCTACGACCACGTCGTCAATTGGATGTTCGCCGACCCGATACTGCTCGGAAAGTATCCGGCCGACGAATTCGCGCAGTTGCTCACCGGGCCGATCGACGAGGATCTGACGATCATCAGTGCGCCCCTCGACTGGTACGGCATCAACTACTACGAGCCGACGATGATCGCCGCCCCCGTCGAGGGGCAGGGCACCGACGGGGTTCTCGAGATCGACCTGCCACCGGGACTTCCTTTTGCGCCGGTGGCGATAACCGGTTATCCGACAACCGATTTCGGATGGCCGATCGTTCCCGAAGGGCTCGGGGAGATCCTGCGGACGTTCCACTCACGGTTCGGTGAGTCCCTGCCACCGATCTACATCACCGAGAGCGGATGTTCGTTCCACGACGCACCGAACAGTGCGGGCGAGGTGAGCGACACTGCCCGGATCGAGTATCACGACGCTCATTTGCGGGCTTTGCGATCGGCCATGGACGACGGCGTCGACGTACGCGGCTATTTTGTGTGGTCGCTGCTCGACAATTTCGAGTGGGCAGCCGGCTATCAGGAGCGATTCGGGCTCGTCCACGTCGATTTCGAAACTCAACAACGGACGCCCAAGGCGTCGTTCGAGTGGTACCGCAGCGTGATTGCGGCGCACAAGGCAGTCACCTCGTGATTATTCCGGAGGCCAGACTGTCGCGCTGAGCAGTGATCGGATCTCTCTCTTGACGACCTTGCCGTATGCAGATTTCGGCAGCTGGTCCCACATGTAGAAGTGGCGGGGCACTTTGTACGACGCCAGCCCCTTCGCTGCCCACGTTCGAAGTTCTTCGGTCCCGATAGTGGATCCGGCCACTGGGACGCATACCGCCACACCGGTCTCACCCCAAACTGGATCGGGCATACCGAGCACTGCCACTTCGGCGACGTGGGGGTGTGTGAGGAGCTTCTCTTCAATGTCTCGAGGATGAATATTGGAACCGCCCGAAATGAACATGTCGGAGAGTCGGCCGGTGATGTAGAGAAACCCACTATCGTCGAGCAGTCCGATATCGCCGGTCCTGAACCATCCGTTGCGGAAGGCCGATTCGTTGGCGACAGCGTTGTCGAGGTAGCCGGCAAAAACCCCTGGCCCCGCGACGCAGATTTCGCCGCGCTCCCCGAGTGCTACCTGGCCGCCGTTCGAATCTTGAATGCTGACCTGCATGCTGGTTCGGGGGTAACCGCACGTGCCCGTTGCGACTCCTTCGGGGCTAGGCCGTCCATGTAGACGGGGTGGCAGAACGGTGATGTTCCCGGTGACTTCACCCAGGCCGTAGTACTGCACGAGTACCTCGCCGAGTACCTGGCGCGCGTGCGCCTGGTCGGTGGCATTGATGGGCGCGCCCGCATACACGACGTAGCGCAGCGACGAATGGTCATGGGTCAGGGCGGCAGGATGGTCTACCAGCAATTTGAGGATGGTCGGCACCGTGAAGACGTTGGTGACGTGCTGAGATTCTACGAGACGCCACACTTCTGCCGCATCCATCCTGGGCGAGGCCGTCAGCACGGACCCTGCTCCCACGGCAACCTGCGGGAGCAGGTGAATTCCCGCGCCGTGCGACAGCGGAGCGACAACCAGCGATACATCGCGTTCATCGGTTCCTGGCATCAGATCGCACAGGTGACTGGTAATGACAAACCCGAGTTGGTCGTGTGTGAGGATCGCTGCCTTCGGTGGGCCACTCGTTCCGGAAGTAAAGAAATACCAGGCTGGGTCGCCGGGCATGACGTCGGCGTTACCGGAATCGTGGCGCGGGGCAACGCCGGCGACACTGTCCGGTTCGGACTGCGCTGCTCCGATCCAGAGGACCCCGCCGGGAATGTCGATCGCCTCCGTGATGGCGCGGGCGTGGTCGGTGTGGGAACGCTCGCACAGCACCGCAGTGGGACGAACGGTACCGGCTATGGTCACTACGTCGTGTGGCGCGAGTCGTGAATTTGTCGGTGCCAAGACGGCGCCGATTCGCAGCACTGCGTATATCGAAATCACGTATTCCACATGATTGCCGCTGTGAATCAGGACCGAATCGCCCTGCCGGACGCCGCGTCGTTGCAATTCATCACCTAGCCCAGTGGCTGCATCGTCGAGTTCCCGCCACGTAAGCACCTTGTCGGCACACGACACCCCCATCCGGTCGGGGAATCTGCGTGCGGTACGGGTAAGTGCGGTAGCGAGATTCACTGCGCGCTTTCGGAGTGGCGTGTTCATTATTTTGCCTCCAGAATCGTCGCGTAATTGGCGACCGCGGCGCCGCCCATGTTGAAGACTGCGGCGCGCGCGGGGTGATCGAGTTGCATGGCCCCGGCTTCACCGCTCAATTGCATTGCAGCCATGACATGTTGAGAGACACCCGTCGCTCCGATGGGGTGACCTTTCGACTTCAATCCTCCCGAGACGTTGGTGGTGAGGGCGCCGTCACGCGCTGTCACGCCCTCCTCCACAACACGGTGTCCGTGGCCGGGTTCGGCAAGTCCGAAGGCTTCGTACTGCATCAATTCGGCTTGAGTGAAGCAATCGTGTGTTTCGAGCAGATCGAGGTCGGCGAGTGTCAGACCCGCAGACTCGAGCGCGCCGCGAAACGCCGTTGCGGCACCGTCGAAGAACAGCGGGTCACGTCGTGCGGCTACTGCAAATGGTGAATTCGCATGCGATCGTGATCGAATGCCGATGCTGCACAGGCGATGCCGCGACGTTGCTGCGTCCGCCACGACGAGTGCTGCTGCGCCGTCGGAGACCAGCGAGCAATCGGTCCTTCGGAGCGGCCCAGCAACGAGTGGGTTCTTCTCGGAGACCTGGGAGCAGAACTCGAGCCCGAGATCCTTGCGCAGGTGGGCATACGGATTGTCGACGCCGTAGCGATGATTCTTGGCCGCAATAGCAGCGAGGGTGTCGGACTGATCGCCGTAGCGCGCACCGTAGCCTCTCGCCAATTCACCGAAAATGGCTGCAAAGCTGCCGAAATCAGCCTCGGTACGTTGGTGCGATGCCCCGAGGAGGATGTCGTTCACCTCAGCTCTCGAGGCCCTGGTCATCTTCTCGGCGCCGATCACCAGAGCCACTCGGCCACGTCCGGATTCAACGAAGTCGCATGCCGCATAGAGCGCGGCAGAACCTGTGGCACAGGCGTTTTCCATGCGGGTTGCCGGAACATACGCCAATTCGGGGCATGCGGACCCGACGAGCGCGGCATCGAAACTCTGCTTGGAAAATCCGTTGTTGTACACGCCGACGAAGATGGCGTCGACGTCCTTTGGCGCGACATCGGCGTCGGCGAGCGCCGCGAGTGCAACTTCACCCATCAGTGTTTCGACATCGGGTGCGTCGAGTTTGCCGAAAACGGTGTGCGACCAACCGATCAGATTTGTTGCATGGGTCATTCTGGGACTCCTGTACATGTGCCGAAAAAGAGATGCGGATCAGAGATCGAGGACGAGGACGTCCTCCGTCGAGCGTGAGCAGCACACCATCATCACTTCGTTGGATTCTTGTTCGGCGGTCGTCAGATACGAATCGCGATGATCCGGAATACCTTCGAGGACAACCGTTTCGCATGTGCCGCAAGTGCCCTCACGGCACGAAGTGGGGACGTGGATGCCGGCTGATTCCAGTGCGTCGAGTATGGACTGGCCGCAACCGACCCGTACCGTGACTCCTGTTTCGTCGAGAATCACGTCGAATTCGGTGTCCGTCCCCGACAACGCGCCGTCCCGTGGACGGAAACGTTCGACATGAACCGTGACTTCTGGATGCGCTGCGCCCTCCGATTCCACGGCATCGACGAGTGTGCTTGGCCCACAGCAGTAAACGGCGGTACCGGACGGGACTTCGCTGACGAGTCCCGCCACGTCGATGCGTCCCTGAGCATCAGTCGGATGGATACTCACGTTGGGGTCGTATCGGCGAAGCGTCTCCGTGAACGCCATCGTCGATTCACTGCGACCGGTATACACGAGACGCCACGACGCCTTTCGGCGATCGCACGCGTCGATCATCGCGAGAATGGGGGTTATTCCGATGCCGCCGGCGACAAAGAGGTAGTGTGGCGCGTCGACCAGCGGAAAGCGCGCGCGAGGCTCGCTGACTGTCAGCGTTTGCCCGACGTGAATGTTGTCGTGAATCCACGCCGATCCGCCTCGACTCTCCGACTCGCGGTGAACGGCAATACACCAATTCGGCGAGTCGGCATCGCCGCACAGCGAGTACTGACGGATGAGATCCGTGGTGAGCGCGACCTCGATGTGCGATCCCGGCTCCCACTTCGGAAGTGGAACGCCGTCAGGTGCGGCCAATGTGATGTGAAGGATATCGGCGGTCACGTATTCCACGCCGGCGACAAGCACTGCGATACGCGGCTCGACGACGAGCGCCTCAGGCATCTGTCGCTGCGTTTCGCGTCGCAATGTGCCGAGTTCGTTGTGTTCCCGCTCGCCGCCGCGAGGTGTCCACTACGACGTACATGTCCTCGGTCGTGACTTCGTAACCTTCCATGATGTGTGGTCCCGGCGTCCTTTGTGCTTCATCCGTCGAGATGTCGGCTGCGGTGACGACCGTGTCGACTTCGTACTTGCGGACGCGGGCGTTTGCCGGGTCGTACCAGGACTGACCGGTCCGGAGATCGAATTCCCATTGATGCCACGGGCACCGGATGGAGCGGTTGCGGACGTATTCGATTGAGTCCCCGGGCTTCTCAGCCGAGGCTGATCCGAAGACAGTTCCATGCTCACACAGCGGTGCGCCGGCATGTGGGCATTGATTGAGAAGGGCAAAGAATTCACCGTCCACGTTGAAGACACCGATCGACCGACCGTCGAGCGTGACAATCTTTCGTTCACCCGGTTTGATGTCGCTGACCGCCGCAACAATGTACCTACTCATGGCTCAGTCCTCGATCCTGAAGAGTCGTTTGCCGTTCTCTCGCATGACTTTGTCCCGGAGGTGCGGCGGAAAGATGCGCGGAAAAGCTGTGTCTGGATCGTCGAAGTCGAAGTGAGGATAATCCGACGCGTAAAGAATGTTGTCGATGCCGAATTCTTCGATCATCTCGACCAGGTGTGCGGAGTTGGGCGGCTCGTCGATGGGCTGTGTCGACAGCCAAACATGATCGCGCACATACTCGGACGGCTTTCGTGTCAGATGGGGGACTTCGGATCGTAGAGTCTCGTAGTGGTAGTCCAGCCGCCGTAGCAGCGGAACAAAATGTGCGACATTTCCTTCCACGAAGACGATGCGTAGATCTGGGTAGCGGTCGAAGATCCCCGAAACTATGACACTGAGTAGCTGCGACTGGAAGCTCTGTGTGTGTCCGACGTGATATTCGGTGTGGTAGGAGGTCCACCCTGTGCCGGTGTTTGCATGCCCGCCGCCCTGGGACAAGTGGATCTGGAGGGGCAGACCGTGCTCGACAGCGGCAGCGTAGATCGGCCAGTACTTTCGGTTGCCCATCGGCTCCAGGGTCTTGCTGAGTCCGAGGATGGACACCACGCCGGGATTGTCGCCGATACGGTTGATCTCGTCGACGGCGAGGTCGGGTGCTTCGAATGCGACGGGGATGGACGCGCGAAGGCGTGGTTCCTCGTAGACGAGGTGTTCGAGTTGCCAGTCGTTGATAGCTCGAGTGAGCGCTGCGGCGAGTTCGGGGTTGAGTGCTTGTCCAGCTGGGTTGAGGGCGGCTCCACCGGGAGTGAGGCATTGCAGAACTCCGAGTTCGACGTCGTGCTTGTCGAGCAACTGGCGACGAATCATGTCCAGATCGGAACCGGGCGAACCGAATTCGGGCCACGCATCGGCTCGGGCTGCGCCTCCGTACAGTTGGGGATACTCGCCGAGATCGGCAAGGCCGTTTGTCGTTCGCACACCGTATTCATCGATGTGCCGGCGCCAGCGCTCCGAGAGATAGGGGCGTAGGACACCGGGTTTGGGCACCGGATGGATGTCGACATCGACGATTCCGGATCCCACGGTCGGGGCTGCCAGGCTCTCTCGTCCGGCGGGCTGATCGTACGAAACGCTCATGCTTGTTCACCTACGCTTTCTGCTCGAGTCGACGCGCTCAGCCCGAAGAGGTCGAACGCATTGTGTCGATAGATCCGGTCGATCAGATGGGAATTCGTGGTCCCGTTCGCAAGATCGTGTGAGCCGGAGGTGTGGCTGTGCGGGTAGTCGCTGGAGTAGACGAGCATGGCGTCGGAACCCATTCGATCGACTGCGCGATCAAGTTCTCCGGCAGATTCGGCGCCGTCGGAGGGGCTTGTCGTGAAGCGGACATGCTCACGGATCAGTTCGGACGGTGGGCGATCGATCCACGGCACGTCCGGTCGAT
The nucleotide sequence above comes from Rhodococcus sp. KBS0724. Encoded proteins:
- a CDS encoding alpha/beta fold hydrolase; this translates as MRRAALIALVLATCCACGAGPSIRPDVAVEGHSGGTPGSSDTSATTTPPVPAPAVPTSDLPWRDCSGTSLADAALSATSTGVIIECAEFSAPIDTSGRIDGTFTAAATRARTSSTPANAYPIVFTSGTDRSSGSTLAMLSATGLTAVLAAHPVVALDRRGIDRSTPIECMEPDTRRGLADLGQFEPSSSGDAADAVAALGHDATISCTDYLDPQELEFGADAAADDINALRTRWDVDTIALWAAGSGSDIGLSYAATYPDNLARLILDSPAPIATDATTEEESRVQGQEAALTAFATRCAALSCSLGPDPHAAVVALMERARAGEFRPLSAASIARAISASLAIASQNRQLDTTSLADALSALGTGNPVPMRERAAAAEKALASDGQFVGRCTDGVQWPGVGRIRELQQSWGKSYPVFGNEAALGLSACASWPTTTPTPLPTALKPTVLVLSGQADPAVGNSGLATVTGVVTNAGARFASLDWQGSGHPAMQSACVQQAAVSYLENQSLPANGNVCPA
- a CDS encoding pyrimidine reductase family protein — protein: MHHLDFATYFTPDQPQRLRELYSYPENLQHPWIRVNFVSSIDGAVSVSGLSGGLGTPADKTVFDTLRELCDVVVVGAGTARAENYRGAVMTDDARARRVASGLAPVPPILVVSSRASIDPESRLFRDAEVPPILLVGADADASAVSKLSAAGADVHRSVGAAVRSVDIENTVAELKLCRILCEGGPSLFGQLITDNAVDELCVTTSPQLVGGNAGRISLSAQSLPTPMTPAHILTDSDGTVLSRWVRQRPRH
- the zapE gene encoding cell division protein ZapE, encoding MPQRLVDRSPVVPADQLVAQMVPPAMFDDVSFASYIPDPNEPSQAAAVAKTEEFSKRVAKIRAGGRRGLFGKKTQATGAGLYLDGGFGVGKTHLLASIFHSVPSPKAFGTFVELTHVVGALGFNKAVEAFSEHSVLCIDEFELDDPGDTMLVSRLLSELSTRGVSIVATSNTLPGQLGEGRFAAQDFMREIKKLGSIFETIRVDGPDYRHRDLPPAPEPISSEELIARAESVDGATLDNFDELCKHLSTLHPSRYNKLVEGVRAVYIDGVHPATDQSVALRFVVLADRLYDASIPVTVSGARLDEIFTPEMLAGGYKKKYLRAMSRLLALSRFEVAAS
- a CDS encoding GNAT family N-acetyltransferase; protein product: MSITVDRAGIWDSEAIADVAAVTFPLACPPDASADDINAFIDNVLSVDKFSEYLTDPTRTVLKVISGDAIVGYAMLIDAEPSDPDVRAALTLRPTTELSKLYVLPGNHGSGAAASLMTAVVAHARESGSTGIWLGVNQENARAQKFYAKHGFAQVGTKTFVVGTQLHHDFVMERPVG
- a CDS encoding MFS transporter; amino-acid sequence: MLRDTRVCWTLDQNRDPVPFGKAAKPRQRPHSMTDHTRTLSRARIATSVAFGLQGFLLASILTQLPSYRDMFALSESLLVVAVVSISVIAGLGSVLAERLAVRTSSKTTLRTGLAVIAIFGGATGLAPNSALFFVCLALYGVGLGIVDAAANMQAVSIQHAKGRFILSSFHAAWSVGAIAGALFISATAGLDISVRVTQVCAGVIVALLLLAFGPSLLDRSATTAVDSNVGGAVTLTVPMRAFVLLGIAMALFYAVDFSIGNWSTLYLEDVLLADASTAALSMAAYQIAALVARLTGDYWVGKFGETMVVRAGSLIGVIGMTVVVTAQSPSIAIAGFLIVGLGLPVIAPICFSAAGRMAPPDQIDSVIARINLFNYVGTVVGGGIVGAVAAFSDLRIGFLIPLAFCVILIALAPAFAPKSVESVAAEKTG
- a CDS encoding GH1 family beta-glucosidase; the encoded protein is MSGHPTAAFPPEFVWGTATAAYQIEGAVTEGGRGPSIWDDFCAQPGAIVRGETGAVAADHYHRWESDVDLMSQLGLDTYRLSLSWSRILPTGSGAVNQEGLDFYDRLIDRLCAAAITPAVTLFHWDLPSALQEQGGWMNRDTAFRLGEFAQIVGDRFADRVGMWMPLNEPVVHTLYGHALGVHAPGLSLGFAAFQAAHHQLLGHGVAVDALRSAGCSGIGIASNHAPVRAASDSPEDVMAADIYDHVVNWMFADPILLGKYPADEFAQLLTGPIDEDLTIISAPLDWYGINYYEPTMIAAPVEGQGTDGVLEIDLPPGLPFAPVAITGYPTTDFGWPIVPEGLGEILRTFHSRFGESLPPIYITESGCSFHDAPNSAGEVSDTARIEYHDAHLRALRSAMDDGVDVRGYFVWSLLDNFEWAAGYQERFGLVHVDFETQQRTPKASFEWYRSVIAAHKAVTS
- a CDS encoding AMP-binding protein; protein product: MNTPLRKRAVNLATALTRTARRFPDRMGVSCADKVLTWRELDDAATGLGDELQRRGVRQGDSVLIHSGNHVEYVISIYAVLRIGAVLAPTNSRLAPHDVVTIAGTVRPTAVLCERSHTDHARAITEAIDIPGGVLWIGAAQSEPDSVAGVAPRHDSGNADVMPGDPAWYFFTSGTSGPPKAAILTHDQLGFVITSHLCDLMPGTDERDVSLVVAPLSHGAGIHLLPQVAVGAGSVLTASPRMDAAEVWRLVESQHVTNVFTVPTILKLLVDHPAALTHDHSSLRYVVYAGAPINATDQAHARQVLGEVLVQYYGLGEVTGNITVLPPRLHGRPSPEGVATGTCGYPRTSMQVSIQDSNGGQVALGERGEICVAGPGVFAGYLDNAVANESAFRNGWFRTGDIGLLDDSGFLYITGRLSDMFISGGSNIHPRDIEEKLLTHPHVAEVAVLGMPDPVWGETGVAVCVPVAGSTIGTEELRTWAAKGLASYKVPRHFYMWDQLPKSAYGKVVKREIRSLLSATVWPPE